Proteins encoded by one window of Streptacidiphilus sp. PB12-B1b:
- a CDS encoding ABC transporter permease encodes MSDSTGLELGSREAVALVAAREIRVRIRSKAYLITLVITALAAVALPIILHLVNLTPGPTKIAVVRSDTALSATLRATAAELGQKVTVSTVADHSAGVAEVGAGTVSVLAETGPSGSIQATVDKTLGDSTRQLLQVVDQEQVLGAQFARLGIAPADAQRALGAASASQVQVTPLKANDPQQGQHIIIAIGAALLMYMSLMLVGQIVAQGVVEEKSSRVVELLLAAIRPWQLLAGKVIGTGLLGLLQIGVPAVLGVLVGVGTGQLSISLGSSLGTVAWALLWYVVGFAIYAMVFAALGATVSRQEDVQGLTFPAVAPLILAWVVGISVVPSDPGSTLVTWLSMLPPFAPVLMPMRIAMGVAPAWQIALSLALAVVFAVLLLRFAARIYRNSVLRSGSRVPLREALKAA; translated from the coding sequence ATGAGCGACTCGACAGGGCTGGAGCTGGGCTCCCGGGAGGCGGTCGCCCTGGTCGCCGCCCGCGAGATCCGGGTGCGGATCCGCTCCAAGGCGTACCTGATCACCCTGGTGATCACCGCCCTGGCGGCGGTGGCGCTGCCGATCATCCTGCACCTGGTCAACCTCACCCCGGGGCCGACGAAGATCGCGGTGGTCCGCTCGGACACCGCGCTGTCGGCGACGCTGCGCGCCACCGCCGCCGAACTCGGCCAGAAGGTCACCGTCAGCACCGTCGCCGACCACAGCGCCGGAGTGGCCGAGGTCGGCGCCGGGACGGTGTCGGTGCTCGCCGAGACCGGCCCGTCCGGCTCCATCCAGGCGACCGTCGACAAGACCCTCGGCGACTCCACCCGGCAGCTGCTGCAGGTCGTCGACCAGGAGCAGGTGCTCGGCGCGCAGTTCGCCCGGCTCGGCATCGCCCCGGCCGACGCGCAGCGGGCGCTCGGCGCCGCCTCCGCCTCCCAGGTGCAGGTCACCCCGCTGAAGGCGAACGACCCGCAGCAGGGCCAGCACATCATCATCGCCATCGGCGCGGCCCTGCTGATGTACATGTCGCTGATGCTGGTCGGGCAGATCGTCGCCCAGGGCGTGGTCGAGGAGAAGTCCAGCCGGGTGGTGGAGCTGCTGCTGGCCGCCATCCGCCCCTGGCAGTTGCTGGCCGGAAAGGTCATCGGCACCGGCCTGCTGGGCCTGCTCCAGATCGGCGTCCCGGCGGTGCTGGGCGTGCTGGTCGGCGTCGGCACCGGGCAGCTGAGCATCTCCCTGGGCAGCTCGCTGGGCACGGTCGCCTGGGCGCTGCTCTGGTACGTGGTCGGCTTCGCCATCTACGCCATGGTCTTCGCCGCGCTGGGGGCCACCGTCTCCCGGCAGGAGGACGTCCAGGGGCTGACCTTCCCGGCGGTGGCGCCGCTGATCCTGGCCTGGGTGGTCGGCATCTCGGTGGTGCCCAGCGACCCCGGCAGTACCCTGGTGACCTGGCTGTCCATGCTGCCGCCGTTCGCACCGGTGCTGATGCCGATGCGGATCGCCATGGGCGTCGCGCCGGCCTGGCAGATCGCCCTGTCACTGGCGCTGGCGGTGGTGTTCGCCGTCCTGCTGCTGCGCTTCGCGGCCCGGATCTACCGCAACTCGGTGCTGCGCAGCGGCTCCCGGGTGCCGCTTCGGGAGGCGTTGAAGGCGGCCTGA
- a CDS encoding AAA family ATPase, with translation MDAYAAGAYTRAEEEFRAAVRIDPGMADAWLGLHALRSETSAALLAMQRNRDRFGEQRRRHRRPLSSWYWLGWWVQPVLEDSRDLALAHASHWLDGRHLPELERALSECPPADHDRSVRFLHACRSYLLKDWEQLIRDTDSLLDDSLLGIEAGLFGGMARVRLDMCGQAELPLATSLARCRSEQPQRKELRYWLARAYEGGGRSAAAVSLYRAVHRVDPGFMDTSARLAAITAEDGVDPALLEAPAPPGFQRPRHAGEPGASGPRPLPGGTGPGPDLGPDLGGELGGDLGGDLGGLGEQPYEGGYFDALTDPGAGEGPLLPGLLDSPPAPPVADPDAPEEPSAGGAGARHRAALSAASAPPGPGLRPERPGLDAALAELERMVGMEPVKRQVLALSAQLRMAQLRSEQGLPVQPPKRHFVFSGPSGTGKTTVARILGRVFYALGLLSGDHLVEAQRADLVGEFLGQTAVKANELIDSALDGVLFVDEAYSLANSGYSKGDAYGDEALQVLLKRAEDNRDRLVVILAGYPEGMNRLLAANPGLNSRFTSRVDFPSYRPAELTSIGQALAGADGDFWDEEATEELRSICAHVVREGWIDELGNGRFMRTLYEKSCAYRDLRLSMISEPPTRTDLATLRLPDVLQAYGELIDGRG, from the coding sequence ATGGACGCCTACGCCGCAGGCGCGTACACCCGCGCGGAGGAGGAGTTCCGCGCCGCCGTGCGGATCGATCCGGGGATGGCCGATGCCTGGCTGGGCCTGCACGCGCTGCGCTCGGAGACCTCGGCCGCGCTGCTGGCGATGCAGCGCAACCGGGACCGCTTCGGCGAGCAGCGCCGCCGCCACCGCCGTCCGCTCAGCTCCTGGTACTGGCTGGGCTGGTGGGTGCAGCCGGTGCTGGAGGACTCCCGGGACCTGGCCCTGGCCCACGCCTCGCACTGGCTGGACGGACGCCACCTGCCGGAGCTGGAGCGGGCGCTGTCCGAGTGCCCCCCGGCCGACCACGACCGCTCGGTGCGGTTCCTGCACGCCTGCCGCTCCTACCTGTTGAAGGACTGGGAGCAGCTGATCCGGGACACCGACAGCCTGCTGGACGACTCGCTGCTGGGCATCGAGGCGGGCCTGTTCGGCGGCATGGCGCGGGTCCGGCTGGACATGTGCGGGCAGGCCGAGCTGCCGCTGGCGACCTCGCTGGCCCGCTGCCGCTCGGAGCAGCCGCAGCGCAAGGAGCTGCGCTACTGGCTGGCCCGGGCGTACGAGGGCGGCGGGCGCAGCGCGGCGGCGGTGTCGCTGTACCGGGCGGTGCACCGGGTGGATCCGGGGTTCATGGACACCTCGGCGCGGCTGGCCGCGATCACCGCCGAGGACGGCGTGGATCCGGCGCTGCTGGAGGCCCCGGCCCCGCCCGGGTTCCAGCGCCCGCGCCACGCGGGCGAGCCCGGCGCCTCCGGTCCGCGCCCGCTGCCCGGCGGCACCGGCCCGGGCCCCGACCTGGGCCCGGACCTGGGCGGCGAGTTGGGCGGCGATCTCGGCGGCGACCTGGGCGGCCTGGGCGAACAGCCGTACGAGGGCGGCTACTTCGACGCGCTGACCGATCCCGGCGCGGGCGAGGGCCCGCTGCTGCCGGGGCTGCTGGACTCCCCGCCGGCGCCGCCGGTGGCCGATCCGGACGCCCCCGAGGAGCCCTCGGCGGGCGGAGCCGGGGCCCGGCACCGGGCGGCGCTGTCCGCCGCCTCCGCGCCGCCGGGGCCGGGCCTGCGCCCGGAGCGGCCGGGGCTGGACGCCGCGCTGGCGGAGCTGGAGCGGATGGTCGGCATGGAGCCGGTCAAGCGGCAGGTGCTGGCACTGTCCGCGCAGCTGCGGATGGCGCAGTTGCGCAGCGAGCAGGGCCTGCCGGTGCAGCCGCCGAAGCGGCACTTCGTCTTCTCCGGCCCCTCGGGCACCGGCAAGACCACCGTGGCCCGCATCCTCGGCCGGGTGTTCTACGCGCTGGGGCTGCTCTCCGGCGACCACCTGGTGGAGGCCCAACGGGCTGATCTGGTGGGCGAGTTCCTGGGGCAGACGGCGGTGAAGGCGAACGAGCTGATCGACTCGGCGCTGGACGGCGTGCTGTTCGTGGACGAGGCCTACAGCCTGGCCAACTCCGGCTACAGCAAGGGCGACGCGTACGGCGACGAGGCGTTGCAGGTACTGCTGAAGCGCGCCGAGGACAACCGGGACCGGCTGGTGGTGATCCTGGCCGGCTACCCGGAGGGGATGAACCGGCTGCTGGCCGCCAATCCGGGGCTGAACTCGCGGTTCACCAGCCGGGTGGACTTCCCCAGCTACCGTCCGGCCGAACTGACCTCGATCGGCCAGGCGCTGGCCGGGGCCGACGGCGACTTCTGGGACGAGGAGGCCACCGAGGAGCTGCGCTCCATCTGCGCGCACGTGGTCCGCGAGGGCTGGATCGACGAGCTGGGCAACGGCCGCTTCATGCGCACCCTGTACGAGAAGTCCTGCGCCTACCGGGACTTGCGGCTGTCGATGATCAGCGAGCCGCCGACCAGGACCGACCTGGCGACGCTGCGGCTGCCCGATGTGCTGCAGGCGTACGGGGAGTTGATCGACGGGCGGGGGTGA
- a CDS encoding uridine kinase encodes MPPSDLPPLGPLAARLRALPPSCGPVRLVAVDGHAGSGKTTFAAALSRALGGATDSTPDRPPGGSDAAPVVHLDDLATHEQLFAWTGRLRAEVLEPLSRGETARHRVYDWTARRFDALREIPPAPVVLVEGVGSGRRELRPLLAALVWMDLPAAVARARGEQRDGPALAGFWQGWARAEAAHFAADPSRPYADVLVHGASWEIRGQADPSSGHSR; translated from the coding sequence ATGCCCCCCAGCGACCTGCCGCCGCTCGGCCCCCTCGCCGCCCGCCTGCGGGCGCTGCCGCCCTCCTGCGGGCCGGTGCGGCTGGTCGCCGTGGACGGGCACGCGGGCTCGGGCAAGACCACCTTCGCGGCAGCCCTGAGCCGCGCCCTCGGCGGCGCAACCGACAGTACCCCGGACAGACCACCCGGCGGGTCGGACGCTGCGCCCGTCGTCCACCTGGACGACCTGGCCACCCACGAGCAGCTGTTCGCCTGGACCGGTCGGCTGCGGGCCGAGGTGCTGGAGCCGCTGTCGCGCGGGGAGACCGCGCGCCACCGGGTGTACGACTGGACGGCGCGGCGCTTCGACGCGCTGCGGGAGATCCCGCCCGCGCCGGTGGTGCTGGTCGAGGGGGTCGGCTCGGGCCGCCGCGAGCTGCGCCCGCTGCTGGCGGCGCTGGTCTGGATGGACCTGCCCGCGGCCGTCGCCCGGGCCCGGGGCGAGCAGCGGGACGGCCCGGCGCTGGCCGGCTTCTGGCAGGGCTGGGCCCGGGCCGAGGCGGCGCACTTCGCCGCCGACCCCAGCCGTCCGTACGCCGATGTCCTTGTGCACGGGGCGAGTTGGGAAATCCGCGGACAGGCCGATCCGTCCTCCGGCCACTCCCGGTAA
- a CDS encoding acyl-CoA dehydrogenase family protein, whose protein sequence is MSSVPTSKPVDRELPTEEARELLSLTRDLVDREVRPHAAQEEADGVFPRETMRLLGRAGLLGLPYGEQYGGGEQPYEVYLQVLEELAAGRLTVGLGVSVHTLSCHALATFGSEEQQRRWLPGMLGGEQLGAYCLSEPQSGSDAAALRTRAVREADGGSYTVDGTKAWITHGGVADFYSAMVRTGEDGPRGISVLLVPADTPGVSADLPERKMGMKGSPTAQVHFDGARVSADRLIGTEGQGFAIALSALDSGRLGIAACAIGVAQAALDYAVDYARTRTQFGRPIAEFQGLSFMLADMATAVEAGRALYLAAARRRDAGLAFSKQAAMAKLFCTDAAMKVATDAVQVLGGYGYTADHPVERYMREAKVLQIVEGTNQIQRMVIGRRLTD, encoded by the coding sequence ATGAGTTCCGTCCCGACGTCGAAGCCAGTCGACCGCGAGCTGCCCACCGAGGAGGCGCGTGAGCTGCTGTCGCTCACCCGTGACCTGGTCGACCGCGAGGTGCGCCCGCACGCCGCGCAGGAGGAGGCCGACGGCGTCTTCCCGCGCGAGACCATGCGGCTCCTCGGCCGCGCCGGGCTCCTCGGCCTGCCCTACGGCGAGCAGTACGGCGGCGGCGAGCAGCCGTACGAGGTCTATTTGCAGGTGCTGGAGGAGCTGGCGGCCGGACGGCTGACGGTGGGCCTCGGCGTCAGCGTGCACACCCTCTCCTGCCACGCCCTGGCCACCTTCGGCAGCGAGGAGCAGCAGCGGCGCTGGCTGCCCGGGATGCTCGGCGGCGAGCAGCTGGGCGCGTACTGCCTCTCCGAGCCGCAGTCCGGCTCGGACGCGGCCGCGCTGCGCACCCGCGCGGTGCGCGAGGCCGATGGCGGCAGCTACACCGTGGACGGCACCAAGGCGTGGATCACCCACGGCGGCGTCGCCGACTTCTACAGCGCCATGGTGCGCACCGGCGAGGACGGCCCCCGGGGCATCAGCGTGCTGCTGGTCCCGGCCGACACCCCCGGCGTCTCCGCGGACCTGCCCGAGCGCAAGATGGGCATGAAGGGCTCGCCCACCGCGCAGGTCCACTTCGACGGCGCGCGGGTGTCCGCGGACCGGCTGATCGGCACCGAGGGCCAGGGCTTCGCCATCGCGCTGTCCGCGCTGGACTCCGGCCGGCTGGGGATAGCGGCCTGCGCCATCGGAGTGGCCCAGGCCGCGCTGGACTACGCCGTCGACTACGCCCGTACCCGGACCCAGTTCGGCCGCCCGATCGCCGAGTTCCAGGGCCTGTCGTTCATGCTCGCGGACATGGCCACGGCGGTGGAGGCGGGCCGGGCGCTGTACCTGGCGGCGGCGCGGCGGCGCGACGCCGGGCTGGCCTTCAGCAAGCAGGCGGCCATGGCCAAGCTGTTCTGCACGGACGCGGCGATGAAGGTCGCCACCGACGCGGTCCAGGTGCTCGGCGGCTACGGCTACACCGCGGACCACCCGGTGGAGCGCTACATGCGCGAGGCGAAGGTGCTGCAGATCGTCGAGGGCACCAACCAGATCCAGCGGATGGTCATCGGCCGCAGGCTGACCGACTGA
- a CDS encoding phosphotransferase family protein has translation MSAPGAPRPRTTTRDPAELERRLAAWIADRQPGATVRGLSVPPSNGMSSETVLFDLVRPDGTAQDCVLRLAADPDAYAVFPHYDMERQYRVMQLVAARTKAPVPRLLWLETDPGPLGAAGFVMERVEGRVPPDVMPYTYGGNWLFTATDAERDRLEQATLEVLAALHTLPADGLAAFLAPAATDGLAGATPLRRHVEQQRGYYAWVVRGRPRSPLIERAFARLEELWPQDEGPSVLSWGDARIGNIVYQGFTPVAVLDWEMASLGPRELDLAWLVFLHRFFQDLTEASGLPGLPGFLEPGRVAERYAALTGHTPRDLEFHTLYAALRHAVVMLRIAYRRLHFGEAALPDEPTGADVDRLILHRPALEAMLDRRGR, from the coding sequence ATGTCCGCCCCCGGCGCCCCCCGCCCGCGCACCACCACCCGCGACCCGGCCGAGCTGGAGCGCCGCCTGGCCGCCTGGATCGCCGACCGCCAGCCCGGCGCGACCGTGCGCGGGCTGAGCGTCCCGCCGTCCAACGGCATGTCCAGCGAGACCGTGCTGTTCGACCTGGTCCGGCCGGACGGCACCGCCCAGGACTGCGTGCTGCGGCTGGCCGCCGACCCCGACGCCTACGCGGTGTTCCCGCACTACGACATGGAACGCCAGTACCGGGTCATGCAGTTGGTGGCGGCCCGGACCAAGGCCCCGGTGCCCCGGCTGCTGTGGCTGGAGACCGACCCCGGCCCGCTAGGCGCGGCCGGATTCGTCATGGAGCGGGTCGAGGGGCGCGTCCCGCCCGACGTCATGCCCTACACCTACGGCGGGAACTGGCTGTTCACGGCCACCGACGCGGAGCGCGACCGGCTGGAGCAGGCCACGCTGGAGGTGCTCGCCGCGCTGCACACCCTGCCCGCCGACGGCCTCGCGGCCTTCCTCGCACCCGCGGCAACCGACGGACTGGCCGGCGCCACCCCGCTGCGCCGGCACGTCGAGCAGCAGCGCGGCTACTACGCCTGGGTGGTGCGCGGCCGTCCGCGTTCACCGCTGATCGAGCGCGCCTTCGCCCGGTTGGAGGAGCTGTGGCCGCAGGACGAGGGGCCGTCCGTGCTCAGCTGGGGCGACGCCCGCATCGGCAACATCGTCTACCAGGGGTTCACCCCGGTGGCCGTGCTGGACTGGGAGATGGCCTCGCTCGGTCCGCGCGAACTCGACCTGGCCTGGCTGGTGTTCCTGCACCGCTTCTTCCAGGACCTCACCGAGGCGTCGGGCCTGCCCGGGCTGCCCGGCTTCCTGGAGCCCGGACGCGTCGCCGAACGCTATGCCGCCCTCACCGGGCACACCCCGCGCGACCTGGAGTTCCACACCCTGTACGCCGCCCTGCGGCACGCCGTGGTGATGCTCCGCATCGCCTACCGACGGCTGCACTTCGGCGAGGCCGCCCTGCCGGACGAGCCGACCGGCGCAGACGTGGACCGGCTGATCCTGCACCGGCCCGCGCTGGAGGCCATGCTGGACCGACGCGGCCGGTGA
- a CDS encoding Lrp/AsnC family transcriptional regulator has translation MEELDRQIVQLLVGDGRMSYTDLGKATGLSTSAVHQRVRRLEQRGVIRGYAAIVDPEAVALPLTAFISVKPFDPSAPDDAPERLADLEEIEACHSVAGEENYILKVRVGGPGELEHLLARIRTAAGVSTRTTVVLSTPYEARPPRLP, from the coding sequence GTGGAGGAACTGGACCGTCAGATTGTGCAGCTGCTCGTCGGCGACGGGCGGATGAGCTACACCGACCTGGGCAAGGCCACCGGCCTGTCCACCTCGGCGGTGCACCAGCGCGTCCGGCGGCTGGAACAGCGCGGCGTGATCCGCGGCTACGCCGCGATCGTCGACCCGGAGGCCGTGGCCCTGCCGCTGACCGCGTTCATCTCGGTCAAGCCGTTCGACCCCAGCGCCCCGGACGACGCCCCGGAGCGCCTGGCCGACCTGGAGGAGATCGAGGCCTGCCACAGCGTGGCGGGGGAGGAGAACTACATCCTCAAGGTCCGCGTCGGCGGCCCGGGCGAGCTGGAGCACCTGCTGGCCCGCATCCGCACCGCGGCCGGGGTCTCCACCCGCACCACGGTCGTGCTCAGCACCCCCTACGAGGCCCGCCCGCCCCGGCTGCCCTAG
- a CDS encoding amidohydrolase gives MTTRPTPAPFLPGPDDPAVRTLLLRGGRVHSPADRFATAVLVQDGTVAWVGSEGAADSYARDADAVVDLGGALVTPAFVDAHVHATATGLALTGLDLTGCPGLAEALARIAAFVRAQPAGGVVVGHGWDETGWPERRAPTLAELDAACAGAAVYLSRTDVHSALASSALRALADRTLAEEGAGGGAGLAALAGYHPEQPLSREAHHAVRSAALAHLSAGQRDAAQRAALGRAAELGIGAVHECAGPGISSAEDLTALLSLAAEGRGPEVFGYWGELGAVDTARRLGAVGAGGDLFVDGAIGSHTACLHAPYSDAAGEGAEYVSAAQIADHVAACTEAGLQAGFHAIGDAALASVVQGVRAVADKLGLDRVRALRHRVEHAEMLDADAVAAFADLGLTASVQPAFDAAWGGPEGMYAARLGAERARAMNPFAALLRAGVPLAFGSDAPVTALDPWGTVRAAAFHRTPEHRISVRAAFTAHTRGGWRALGRDDAGVLLPGAPASYAVWSSGELLVQAPDQRVANWSTDPRAGVPGLPDLSPGAPLPQCLATVVRGRTVHRAEHSAAQG, from the coding sequence ATGACCACGCGCCCCACCCCCGCCCCCTTCCTGCCCGGCCCGGACGACCCCGCCGTGCGCACCCTGCTGCTGCGCGGCGGTCGCGTCCACAGCCCGGCCGACCGCTTCGCCACCGCCGTCCTGGTCCAGGACGGCACGGTGGCCTGGGTCGGCTCCGAGGGCGCCGCCGACAGCTACGCCCGGGACGCGGACGCCGTGGTGGACCTCGGCGGGGCGCTGGTCACCCCCGCCTTCGTGGACGCCCATGTGCACGCCACCGCCACCGGCCTCGCCCTGACCGGTCTGGACCTCACCGGCTGCCCCGGCCTGGCCGAGGCGCTGGCCCGGATCGCCGCCTTCGTCCGGGCCCAGCCGGCCGGGGGAGTCGTCGTCGGCCACGGCTGGGACGAGACCGGCTGGCCCGAGCGCCGGGCGCCCACGCTCGCCGAGCTGGACGCCGCCTGTGCCGGGGCCGCCGTCTACCTCTCCCGCACCGACGTCCACTCCGCACTGGCGTCCAGCGCGCTGCGGGCCCTGGCCGACCGCACCCTCGCCGAGGAGGGCGCCGGGGGCGGCGCCGGGCTGGCCGCGCTGGCCGGGTACCACCCGGAGCAGCCGCTGAGCCGCGAGGCGCACCACGCCGTCCGCAGCGCCGCGCTGGCCCACCTGAGCGCCGGTCAGCGCGACGCCGCGCAGCGGGCCGCCCTGGGCCGCGCCGCCGAGCTGGGCATCGGCGCGGTGCACGAGTGCGCGGGCCCGGGCATCTCCTCGGCGGAGGACCTGACCGCGCTGCTGTCGCTGGCGGCCGAGGGGCGCGGCCCGGAGGTCTTCGGCTACTGGGGCGAGCTGGGCGCGGTGGACACCGCCCGCCGCCTGGGCGCGGTCGGGGCCGGCGGCGACCTCTTCGTGGACGGTGCGATCGGCTCGCACACCGCCTGCCTGCACGCCCCCTACAGCGACGCGGCCGGCGAGGGCGCGGAGTACGTGTCGGCCGCGCAGATCGCCGACCACGTCGCCGCCTGCACCGAGGCCGGGCTGCAGGCCGGCTTCCACGCCATCGGCGACGCCGCGCTGGCCTCGGTCGTCCAGGGCGTGCGCGCGGTCGCCGACAAGCTCGGCCTGGACCGGGTCCGGGCGCTGCGGCACCGGGTGGAGCACGCCGAGATGCTGGACGCGGACGCCGTCGCGGCCTTCGCCGACCTGGGTCTGACCGCCTCCGTCCAGCCCGCCTTCGACGCCGCCTGGGGCGGCCCCGAGGGCATGTACGCGGCTCGGCTGGGGGCCGAGCGGGCCCGGGCGATGAACCCCTTCGCGGCGCTGCTGCGGGCCGGGGTGCCGCTGGCCTTCGGCTCCGACGCCCCGGTGACCGCGCTGGACCCCTGGGGCACCGTCCGGGCGGCCGCGTTCCACCGGACCCCGGAGCACCGGATCTCGGTCCGCGCGGCCTTCACCGCCCACACCCGGGGCGGCTGGCGGGCGCTGGGCCGGGACGACGCGGGGGTGCTGCTGCCGGGCGCCCCGGCGAGCTACGCCGTCTGGTCCTCCGGGGAGCTGCTGGTGCAGGCCCCGGACCAGCGGGTGGCCAACTGGTCCACCGACCCGCGCGCGGGCGTCCCCGGGCTGCCGGACCTGTCCCCGGGCGCGCCGCTGCCGCAGTGCCTGGCCACCGTCGTCCGGGGCCGCACCGTGCACCGCGCGGAGCACTCGGCCGCGCAGGGCTGA
- the lnt gene encoding apolipoprotein N-acyltransferase — protein MALPLDPVRPAADVRPEPEAAAPRGPRRWARSRWALMRAGLPRTVLAVLCGVLLALSFPPYGLWPLSVLAVAGLSLLTHRRTARQAAWTGFVFGAPFLLWLLFWLNVIGLDAWLLLALFESLFVAAMAVGQALTSRLRAWPLWTACLWVAQEWARDRVPLGGFPWGRLAFANTSSPFTPLAAIGGAPLVSFGVALSGALLAAALITARGREGARRGVRAGACAAAALICAVVGYTVPVPTAGQTSGGPASAEIAVIQGNVPHAGMNFLGRPMEVLENHVAETDKLAAAVDAGRTPRPDLVVWPENSSDVDPFLTPAAFDLIQQTVQRIGVPILVGALVNGPDASHIQNEGIVWSPATGPGAHYTKQHPVPFGEYVPYRSLLTPYFSELKRIPVDFYAGRTTGILQVGPARIGDVICFEVAYDGIVHDAVAKGGRVLVVQTNNATYEHTDQPDQQFAMSRLRAVESGRAVVIASTSGISAVIAPDGRVVERTQLATAAELEARVPLRDSPTVADRVGAAPEWALAMVGLLACAFAMYAGRRNRVPATANDDAEEGAGP, from the coding sequence GTGGCCTTGCCCCTTGACCCCGTCCGCCCCGCGGCGGACGTCCGCCCGGAGCCGGAGGCCGCAGCGCCGCGCGGCCCCCGTCGATGGGCGCGGAGCCGGTGGGCGCTGATGCGTGCCGGGCTGCCCCGGACCGTCCTGGCCGTGCTCTGCGGGGTCCTGCTGGCGCTCTCCTTTCCCCCGTACGGCCTATGGCCGCTGTCCGTTCTCGCGGTGGCCGGGCTCAGCCTGCTCACCCACCGCCGGACCGCGCGGCAGGCCGCCTGGACCGGCTTCGTCTTCGGTGCGCCGTTCCTGCTCTGGCTGCTGTTCTGGCTCAACGTCATCGGCCTGGACGCCTGGCTGCTGCTGGCGCTGTTCGAGTCGCTGTTCGTCGCCGCCATGGCCGTGGGCCAGGCGCTGACCTCGCGGCTGCGGGCCTGGCCGCTGTGGACCGCCTGCCTGTGGGTCGCCCAGGAGTGGGCCCGGGACCGGGTTCCGCTCGGCGGCTTCCCCTGGGGCCGGCTGGCCTTCGCCAACACCTCCTCGCCGTTCACCCCGCTGGCGGCGATCGGCGGCGCGCCGCTGGTCAGCTTCGGGGTGGCGCTCAGCGGAGCCCTGCTGGCCGCGGCGCTGATCACCGCACGCGGGCGCGAAGGAGCACGCCGGGGAGTGCGCGCGGGTGCGTGCGCCGCCGCCGCGCTGATATGCGCCGTCGTCGGGTACACCGTGCCGGTGCCGACCGCGGGCCAGACCTCCGGCGGTCCGGCCTCCGCCGAGATCGCCGTGATCCAGGGAAATGTGCCGCACGCAGGGATGAATTTTCTGGGTCGTCCGATGGAGGTTCTGGAGAACCACGTCGCCGAGACCGACAAGCTCGCCGCCGCCGTCGACGCGGGCCGCACGCCCCGGCCGGACCTGGTGGTCTGGCCGGAGAACTCCTCCGACGTCGACCCCTTCCTGACCCCCGCGGCCTTCGACCTGATCCAGCAGACGGTGCAGCGCATCGGGGTGCCGATCCTGGTAGGCGCCCTGGTCAACGGCCCGGACGCGAGCCACATCCAGAACGAGGGCATCGTCTGGTCGCCCGCCACCGGGCCCGGGGCGCACTACACCAAGCAGCACCCGGTGCCCTTCGGCGAGTACGTTCCCTACCGCTCGCTGCTCACCCCGTACTTCAGCGAACTGAAGCGCATTCCGGTCGATTTCTACGCCGGAAGGACCACCGGTATTCTCCAGGTGGGCCCGGCCAGGATCGGCGACGTGATCTGCTTCGAGGTCGCCTACGACGGTATCGTCCACGACGCGGTCGCCAAGGGCGGCCGGGTGCTGGTCGTGCAGACGAACAACGCCACCTACGAGCACACCGACCAGCCCGACCAGCAGTTCGCCATGTCGCGGCTGCGCGCGGTCGAGAGCGGCAGGGCCGTGGTCATCGCCTCGACCAGCGGCATCAGCGCCGTCATCGCACCCGACGGGCGGGTGGTGGAACGCACCCAGCTGGCCACCGCGGCCGAGCTGGAGGCACGGGTCCCGCTCCGGGACTCACCGACGGTCGCGGACCGGGTCGGCGCCGCCCCCGAGTGGGCCCTGGCCATGGTCGGACTGCTGGCCTGTGCGTTTGCCATGTACGCCGGTCGGCGGAATCGTGTTCCAGCCACAGCAAACGATGATGCGGAAGAAGGGGCCGGTCCGTGA
- a CDS encoding polyprenol monophosphomannose synthase: MTDSTTKDTETFGDLGKILVIIPTYNEIENISRITGRVRAAVPEAHILVADDNSPDGTGQAADELAATDPNLQVLHRKGKEGLGAAYLAGFRWGIDHGYDVLVEMDADGSHQPEQLPRLLTALRGADLVLGSRWVPGGEVVNWPKSREFLSRGGSTYSRLMLGVPMRDVTGGYRAFRKETLLGLGMSEVASQGYCFQVDLAWRASRAGFRITEVPITFVEREFGASKMSGNIVGEALKRVTVWGIQSRLGKIPAPVPDREG, from the coding sequence GTGACGGACAGCACCACGAAGGACACCGAGACGTTTGGTGACCTCGGCAAGATCCTGGTGATCATCCCGACGTACAACGAGATCGAGAACATCTCCCGGATCACCGGACGGGTCAGGGCCGCCGTCCCCGAGGCGCACATCCTGGTGGCCGACGACAACAGCCCGGACGGCACCGGGCAGGCCGCAGACGAGCTGGCCGCGACCGACCCCAACCTGCAGGTGCTGCACCGCAAGGGCAAGGAGGGGCTGGGCGCCGCCTACCTGGCGGGCTTCCGCTGGGGCATCGACCACGGCTACGACGTGCTGGTGGAGATGGACGCCGACGGCTCGCACCAGCCCGAGCAGCTCCCGCGCCTGCTCACCGCCCTGCGCGGGGCCGACCTGGTGCTGGGCTCGCGCTGGGTGCCCGGCGGCGAGGTGGTCAACTGGCCCAAGAGCCGGGAGTTCCTCTCCCGCGGCGGCAGCACCTACTCCCGGCTGATGCTGGGAGTCCCCATGCGCGACGTCACCGGCGGCTACCGGGCGTTCCGCAAGGAGACCCTGCTGGGCCTGGGCATGAGCGAGGTGGCCTCGCAGGGCTACTGCTTCCAGGTGGACCTGGCCTGGCGCGCCTCCCGCGCCGGCTTCCGGATCACCGAGGTGCCGATCACCTTCGTCGAGCGCGAGTTCGGGGCCAGCAAGATGAGCGGCAACATCGTCGGCGAGGCGCTGAAGCGCGTCACGGTCTGGGGCATCCAGAGCCGGCTCGGCAAGATCCCGGCGCCGGTCCCCGACCGCGAGGGCTGA